Below is a window of Deinococcus sonorensis KR-87 DNA.
GACGCTTGCGGCTCACAAAGCTGAAGGGGCCGCTGCCCACCGGACTGTTGGCGAAGTCGGCGCCGGCCTTTTTGGCAGCGGTGGGCGACACGATCATCCCGGCGCGGTCACTCAGCACCGCCAGCAACGGGCCGTAGGGTGCCTTCAGCGTGATCACCACCGTGCTGGCGTCCGGGGCGCTGACGTCCTTGACGCTGGCGAGTTCGCCCTTGCGCGCGCTGCCTTCCAGCGTCATGTTGCGCTCGATGCTGTACTTGACGGCTGCCGCGTCCAGAGGAGTGCCGTCGGTGAACTTGATGCCGGTGTTGAGCTTGAAGGTGTACGTCAGCCCTCCGTTCGTGACCTTCCAGCTCTTGGCCACCATCGGCACGATCTTGAGCTGCTCGTTGACGTCCACCAGCTTGTCGAAGATCTGGTTCATCACCTGCCGGTCCACGAAGGCGGTGGACAGCGCCGGGTCCAGGCGTGGAGGGTCGGCGTCCAGGCCCACCGTGAGCGTCTCGGCGGCGGCGGTGGTGAGGGCGAGCATCAGGCTGATGGACAACAGCATCCGGGTCATGGCAGCACTCCTTTGAGAGGGGCGGAATGTCAGGACAGATCGGGCAGGGGGTGAGGTCCGGGCGATCTCAGCTGCTCCACGGCGCGCGCGTAGGTCTGGGCCACATCGTCCAGATGCGCGCGCATGGCTTGTCGGGCACCGTCCCGGTCCTGGGCCAGCACCGCCTGGATGATGCGTTCGTGGTCGTCCACGGTGCGGCTGGAGCCGGCGGCCGGCAGCGAGATGGCCCGCACGTCCGAGAGCAGGTCGCGCAGCGTCTCCAGCACCCGCAGCACCACCGTGTTGCCGGCCTCCTGCGCCAGCACGTCGTGAAAGCGGGCGTCCTCACGGCCGAGCAGCGCGCTGTGGTCCGGCAATGCCCGCTGCCGCTGCAGGCTGGCCTGCAGCGCCGCCCGGCCCCGGGCGGTCAGCCGCTCGGCGGCCAGGGCCGCCACCTCCGGTTCCAGCAGGCGCCGGAACTCCAGCAGGTCGGTGGCGTTCTGCGGCAGGGCGCGCACCAGGGTGCGGAACGGCTGCGACATCGCTTCGCCGTCCGGCTGGCGCACGTAGGTGCCGTTGCCCTGCCGCGCGTCCAGATACCCGAGCAGTTCCAGCTGCCGCAGCGCGTCTCTCAGGCTGGTGCGCGAGACACCCAGCCGGGCCGCCAGCTCACGTTCCGGCGGCAGCCGCATGCCGGGCGTGAGGTCACCGGTCCGGAACCAGTCCTGCAGCGTTTCGACCACCTGATCGGCGATTTTGACGGCTTTCACGCGCTGAGCAGTCACGGCACCTCCGGCGAATAGACGTGGGCGGGCCTTTGAATTGGTCCAACCATCGGACCTGATGCGGTCCACTATGGCGGGAGTTGGCCCGGCGGTCAAGCGCTGGGCTCCAGCCCCCTAGACGAGAAGCCCGGTGCTCCAGACAGTGGATGACCGCAGGCAGGAAAAAGCCTCCGGGAGTTCCGGAGGCGTCACGCGTGCCCGGCTCAGCCGGGCAGGGTGGGGTGGCGGCTTTCGGTGGCCCAGTAGCCGGGGTACAACCGCATCAGCGAGCCGTCCGGGTGCTGGCGCGCCACGGCCTCGGCCACCGGGTGCGCGAACAGCTGTTCCGGCGCGGCGTTCAACAGGGCGCCCAGCCGGATCAGCAGCGGCAGGTCGCCGGTCGCCAGCGCCACGCAGGAGCCGCCCCAGGTGGGGTGCAGGTGGAGGGCGAACGGCACCGGCCAGCTGCGGCCGTGCCGCTGCTGCCGTTCCACGTCGCGCCCCCACGGCAGGCCAGCGGTCAGCGCGGACGGGTCAAAGACCCGCACGCGCGGCTCGTTGGCCAGATCGTGCTGGGACGGCTGCAGGCTCAGGCGGCTGTAGGGCATCCAGGCGTAGTGCGGATGCTCGACCCGCATGTAACGCTCCCCCGCCGAACCGGTGCGGATCTGGGTGGCGTGGCTGAGGTGCAGCGCCGCCCCGTCCGGCAGCAGCAGCAGCTGACCCGCCTCGGTGCCGAGCGTCAGCACCTGCCCGCCTGCCGGCAGGTACGGGTACTCGTCGGTGGCGCTGACCCGCAGCCGGTTGAGCGGCAGGGCCGGCTCGTGGATGTGGCCGTCCGGCGACAGCGCCAGGTAGCTGTTCAGCTCCTTCAGGGCGGAGCGCAGCTGCAGCCG
It encodes the following:
- a CDS encoding FadR/GntR family transcriptional regulator — translated: MTAQRVKAVKIADQVVETLQDWFRTGDLTPGMRLPPERELAARLGVSRTSLRDALRQLELLGYLDARQGNGTYVRQPDGEAMSQPFRTLVRALPQNATDLLEFRRLLEPEVAALAAERLTARGRAALQASLQRQRALPDHSALLGREDARFHDVLAQEAGNTVVLRVLETLRDLLSDVRAISLPAAGSSRTVDDHERIIQAVLAQDRDGARQAMRAHLDDVAQTYARAVEQLRSPGPHPLPDLS